The genome window AATATCTCTATTCCTATATTGGGGCTGGGGTATGATGCAGTCATACCCAGAGATGGGGGCGCTTAAAAGTTTGCGAGAGCCTTTGTCGCCAAACGAGCGAGTCGCGGGTCAGTCGACTGCGCCGCTTGTTCGAGAGCCGCTTTCGCGGAAGCGGTTCGCACGCCAATCTGATCAATCGCCCAGACCGCCTTTTGTTGGACTGGGATCGCTTGATCGCCCGTAATTGCGGCCAGCAAGGCAGGTGCTTGTCGCTCAGCGGACGGACCAAGACGGCCCAAAAGCGTGGCCGCCCAAAACCGGACGTCCGCTGCGGATGAACTCATTAACTGGGCGAGAGCTGAGGCATCCTCGATCGCCGGAGTTTCCAACGTTTCTAGTGCGCTGACTGCCGCTTCACGTACCGACTCATCGGGATCGGCCGTCAATCGACACAACGGAACCGCGGCGCTGCGGGCATCGGGGCCGATTTGAGCCAGTTTTTCACAAGCAGCCAGGCGAACGGAAATTTCGTCGCTGTTGAGGTGATCCATAAGCTGCGAGAGATCGGTCGCCATCGGCGT of Blastopirellula sediminis contains these proteins:
- a CDS encoding HEAT repeat domain-containing protein yields the protein MATDLSQLMDHLNSDEISVRLAACEKLAQIGPDARSAAVPLCRLTADPDESVREAAVSALETLETPAIEDASALAQLMSSSAADVRFWAATLLGRLGPSAERQAPALLAAITGDQAIPVQQKAVWAIDQIGVRTASAKAALEQAAQSTDPRLARLATKALANF